CGTGAACCTCGGGGCTGTCAGCGCCCTTTTTGTGGGTCATTATAAGCTGAAGGTCGTCGCCGCAGGTCGCGACGTAGAAGTCTATTATCGTCCCCTCCCCTCTGGCCCTGCTGAGGATTTCTTCGGCAGTCTCGACGAGCTGGGGGTGCACCCTTGAGTGTCCCGGCCAGCCGCCGATGTCCGCTTTTATAACGCTGAGTGTGACCTTCTCCCCAACCAGCACGCAAACCACCGTAACCATAACCACTTTTATGCTTATAAAACGTTAATATCACCGTCGATGATACACAAAAAAGCGTCAAATTCAGGCGTTCCAAAAAGGGAAGAAGAGGATCACTCACAGATGTCAGTCCAGCCGAACTGCTCCTTTACTACTTTGATGAGGTTTTTGAGTTCCTCCTTCTTGATGTTGACGCTCGAGCTCGCACCAACGAGTGCTATGATGCCGTGAACCTCTTCCTGAACCTGAATGACCTCGTCGTGGACCTTGACAACCCTGAGCTCCCTCCTGGCAGTCTCCTCCTCGCTTATCCTGAACTTGTCCTTTCCGATAACTATGGGCTCCTCCACGGCAACCACCCCATTATATTTTGCACTTCAAGTTAATAAAACTTCCGCCATCACAAAACTTATAAACCCCGGGAGATTAGCTAAGACCGGACGGGGGCGTGGTGTAGCCTGGTCCATCATCGCGGGCTCCAGAGGTATGAGGACTTGCGGGTTTGCTGAGAGGGGATGAGCCTTTGGAGCTCTGACCCGGAGAAACCCGCGGACCGGGGTTCAAATCCCCGCGCCCCCACCATCGATTCTGCCGGAGGCTCAATCCTAAATTTTATAAGGTAAAGGCCGCTCCTTCTACCGGGCAGCCCCGTGGTGTAGCGGCCAAGCATGCGGGACTTTGGATCCCGCGACCCGGGTTCGAATCCCGGCGGGGCTACCAGAAAAACTCCAATCTCCAAAACCCCCTATTTTTGCAATTTTGCCCGGACGACATAGGTTCATTAAACGCTCAGGGGTGACCACTCTCCTCATCGTTTCCTCGGAAGGGCTTGGACGTCATCATCGCTGGGTTTAAAAACTCCTGAGGCCTTTTAACCCTGGTGGTTCCAGATGAGGTTCATCCCGCTCATTGTAGCCAGGCCCGAGGTTCAGATGGCAATAGACGAAGCAATAATGCAGGCCAGAATCGAGGGAAGGGTTCCCGACACGGTGAGGCTCTACGCCTTCAGCCCAAGCTCAGTAACCATGGGCCGCTTCCAGAGCATCGTCCACGATGTCAACCTCGAAGAGGCGAAAAAGCTTGGCATTCCCGTGGTAAGGAGGATTACGGGCGGAGGAAGCGTCTTCCACGACGAGTTCGGGGAGATAACTTATTCTGTTGTCATCGGTGAGGACTTCCACCCTGCCCTGAAGAACGTCGAGAGCAGCTACCGCTATTTGGCCGGCCCCCTCGTTGATGCTCTTAAGGAGCTCGGCCTCGAAGCGGGCTTTTCGGGCCTGAACGACATTATAGCGAGGGGAAAGAAGATAAGCGGCTCGGCACAGACGAGAAGGAAAGGAGTGATTCTACAGCACGGCACGTTCATGTACTCCACGCGCGTCGATATTCTCGGAAGGGTTCTGAGGGTTTCGGGGGAGAAGCTCAGAGATAAGGGCGTTTCAGGCATATGGGAGCGCGTTACAACCCTGGAGCGCGAGGGGATAAAGCTCAGCCGCCGGGAGGCCTACGAGTTGCTCAAGCAGAGCTTCTCCAACGCTTTTCCGCTGGAAGAGGGCGAACTCACCGACTACGAGCTTAAGCTGGCAGAGAAGCTTATAGAAGAGAGATACGGAAATCCCCGGTGGAACGAGATGCGCTAGGGGATTCTCCAGTTATCTATTTCAAAATCTCCCGCAAGCTCGTAGAACAGCTCATCCTCGCCAAGCTCTTCCCTGAGCTTTCTGAAGTTTTCCTCCAGCCGCGGGAGTCTCCCCTTCGAGCGTTTCAGCATGGAGTTTCCGACCTCAACGGCAAAGCGGAGGTAACCCTCGTCTACCAAGACCTTCCCGTCCTTCCCGAGAGGGGCGGTGAGGTATTCCGTGGCGTTTATCTCGACGAGGTAACGGCTGGAGATTACCTTAAATGTGGTGTATTTAAAGCCGCTGGCCAGTCCAATCTCGTGGAGCTTTTTGGCCCTTTTCCTATCCTCTGCGACGATGTGGAAAATCGGTGGCTGGCTCTTGAGGAAGATAAGGCCTTCCCTCGCGTCCCTCAGAGCTTCCCGCGCTTCCTCAAATTCGAGGGGCCTGTGAACTTTCACCAGCCACCCGGAGAGCGGCTTCGCTCCCAGGGCAGGTTCCTCGATTATTCCTATCCTGCCGGAGCAGGAAGAAGTCGTGTATATCCCATTGATTGAGTTGATGAGGAGGAGAAGGTCAATTATGTCCCCGTCCACCTTTCCTTCCTTCATCGCCGTGAAGAGACCCGCGAGGGCCTCGCGCTTGGCTTTCATCTCAGAACACCTCACCAGCGGGTTTTGGGCTAAATTT
This is a stretch of genomic DNA from Thermococcus zilligii AN1. It encodes these proteins:
- a CDS encoding lipoate--protein ligase family protein, encoding MRFIPLIVARPEVQMAIDEAIMQARIEGRVPDTVRLYAFSPSSVTMGRFQSIVHDVNLEEAKKLGIPVVRRITGGGSVFHDEFGEITYSVVIGEDFHPALKNVESSYRYLAGPLVDALKELGLEAGFSGLNDIIARGKKISGSAQTRRKGVILQHGTFMYSTRVDILGRVLRVSGEKLRDKGVSGIWERVTTLEREGIKLSRREAYELLKQSFSNAFPLEEGELTDYELKLAEKLIEERYGNPRWNEMR
- the taw3 gene encoding tRNA(Phe) 7-((3-amino-3-carboxypropyl)-4-demethylwyosine(37)-N(4))-methyltransferase Taw3 → MKAKREALAGLFTAMKEGKVDGDIIDLLLLINSINGIYTTSSCSGRIGIIEEPALGAKPLSGWLVKVHRPLEFEEAREALRDAREGLIFLKSQPPIFHIVAEDRKRAKKLHEIGLASGFKYTTFKVISSRYLVEINATEYLTAPLGKDGKVLVDEGYLRFAVEVGNSMLKRSKGRLPRLEENFRKLREELGEDELFYELAGDFEIDNWRIP